The Paramisgurnus dabryanus chromosome 1, PD_genome_1.1, whole genome shotgun sequence genome includes a window with the following:
- the armc7 gene encoding armadillo repeat-containing protein 7: MAGKNRFSESDRFEYLQGLVTEFQDTDNEEAKEQVLANLANFAYDPSNVEALQMLQVTDLFLDMLTEENENFVEFGIGGLCNLSMDRESRDQIIQSGGIPLVVGCLSSNRDETVLSAITTLINLTTAATRAETTATAVVQCMLRFSLNQNPRLRNLASVFLEDCCTQEQVNKAQDAMQGQSQSAVGIPLPVD, from the exons ATGGCAGGAAAGAATCGATTCTCTGAATCGGACAGGTTTGAGTATTTGCAGGGGCTGGTTACAGAGTTTCAAGACACAGACAATGAGG AGGCTAAAGAGCAAGTGCTGGCAAACTTGGCCAACTTTGCCTACGATCCATCCAATGTAGAAGCCCTACAGATGCTCCAGGTCACAGACCTCTTCCTGGACATGCTGACAGAAGAAAATGAGAACTTTGTTGAGTTTGGAATTG GTGGTTTGTGCAACCTGAGTATGGACCGGGAGTCCCGTGATCAGATCATTCAAAGCGGTGGAATTCCATTAGTTGTAGGCTGCTTGTCAAGTAACCGGGATGAAACGGTTCTTTCTGCCATCACAACATTAATAAACCTCACCACAGCCGCCACGCGTGCGGAAACCACAGCCACTGCAGTGGTACAGTGCATGCTGCGGTTCTCTCTCAATCAGAACCCACGACTCAGGAACCTGGCTTCTGTCTTTCTGGAGGACTGCTGCACACAAGAACAAGTCAACAAAGCCCAAGATGCAATGCAGGGACAGAGCCAATCAGCTGTGGGGATTCCACTTCCAGTAGATTAA